A genomic region of Alicyclobacillus sp. SO9 contains the following coding sequences:
- a CDS encoding GNAT family N-acetyltransferase: MDLDVDVSPVSENDKLVLRNLLNLYLYDLSEFKGTDVNAHGFFEYRRLDQYWYDDSCHPFFIVVNKSTAGFVLVHKYDLLEENRNVISEFFVMKKYRKLGVGNQAAQKIFKTFSGGWEVSELPENLPSQVFWRKVIHEVTGGKYSETVVHSRPVQYF; the protein is encoded by the coding sequence GTGGATTTAGATGTTGATGTGTCGCCGGTATCGGAGAACGACAAGCTAGTTCTAAGGAATCTCTTGAATCTTTATCTATATGATTTGAGCGAATTTAAGGGTACTGACGTGAATGCACATGGGTTCTTTGAATATCGGAGGCTGGACCAGTATTGGTATGACGACTCTTGCCATCCGTTTTTCATCGTAGTGAACAAAAGTACCGCTGGATTCGTTCTTGTCCATAAATATGATTTACTTGAAGAAAACCGCAACGTAATTTCTGAGTTCTTTGTGATGAAGAAGTATCGGAAGTTAGGCGTTGGGAACCAGGCAGCGCAAAAGATATTCAAGACCTTCTCAGGAGGCTGGGAGGTCTCCGAACTTCCCGAAAACCTTCCTTCTCAAGTATTCTGGCGCAAAGTTATCCACGAGGTTACTGGCGGGAAATACAGTGAGACTGTTGTGCATAGTAGACCCGTACAATACTTTTAA
- a CDS encoding NUDIX domain-containing protein, whose translation MAMSDYYKQLRQKIGTQLIFNPSAAAIIRNENGEILFQHPSLDSDIWSLPAGAIELGETPADAIKREVYEETGLYVTPNKLVGVFGGEDFRFTYPDGNQVEYLIFVFECIVEGGELEAVDGESAELKYFPVSSMPPLAIPYPEEIFFPSSSERTYFQ comes from the coding sequence CTGGCGATGTCAGATTACTACAAACAACTTCGACAGAAGATTGGTACTCAACTTATCTTTAATCCGAGTGCTGCTGCTATTATCCGAAATGAAAACGGCGAGATACTTTTTCAACACCCCTCTCTTGATAGTGACATATGGAGTTTGCCTGCAGGGGCGATTGAGCTTGGTGAAACGCCAGCAGATGCGATCAAACGGGAAGTCTATGAAGAAACAGGATTATACGTAACTCCTAACAAGTTGGTCGGGGTCTTTGGCGGTGAGGATTTCAGATTCACGTATCCCGACGGCAATCAAGTTGAGTATTTGATATTCGTCTTTGAGTGCATTGTGGAAGGTGGAGAATTAGAAGCTGTGGACGGAGAATCGGCTGAATTGAAGTATTTCCCTGTGTCTTCTATGCCACCCTTGGCTATTCCGTACCCAGAGGAGATTTTCTTTCCCTCTTCGTCAGAACGGACATATTTTCAATAA
- a CDS encoding WxL protein peptidoglycan domain-containing protein, whose product MTVGKVGKWVSLVASGVTTVVFAGATALASSSTTLRTGSSMNFTANPTNHSQVDPTISTYFLDKGSQGKVLHESLQLASHSSKTIQVHLFATTASNGLNGNIVYGLSPKHTWIKKLPGVVTLRADQTKQISFEVAVPQGTTSGDHLFSISCSDGQHQQRIRNTGKSGIELGINESVRRVVAVEVEVPGVQKVALDLKHVKVGTYPSGQYYEVSGADQSNIILKNISGSMTLYKGTRQVLTRTLTGLSFAPNEPITFEDRWVKGAAPIGTYHVQIVLRGKGLGKYTKNLTFKITPPAIRHYDQLTGHKGVQFVVADWAWWVLGGLGLLTMGMVGYVVVLRRRRWKGESS is encoded by the coding sequence ATGACAGTTGGGAAGGTCGGGAAGTGGGTTTCACTCGTTGCTTCTGGTGTCACGACGGTTGTATTTGCTGGTGCAACGGCCTTGGCATCCAGTAGTACAACACTTAGGACGGGATCGTCCATGAACTTTACAGCGAATCCCACGAATCATAGTCAAGTAGATCCTACCATCAGCACGTATTTCTTAGACAAGGGTTCACAGGGGAAAGTTCTTCACGAATCTCTCCAGTTGGCCAGTCACTCGAGTAAGACCATTCAAGTCCATTTGTTCGCCACCACGGCATCCAACGGATTAAACGGGAACATCGTCTATGGATTATCTCCTAAACATACATGGATAAAGAAGTTGCCAGGCGTCGTTACGCTGCGTGCTGACCAAACCAAACAGATTTCGTTTGAGGTCGCAGTTCCGCAAGGCACAACGTCAGGTGATCATTTATTCTCTATATCCTGCAGCGACGGCCAGCATCAGCAGCGCATTCGGAATACAGGTAAGTCTGGGATTGAACTCGGTATCAATGAATCTGTACGGCGTGTTGTGGCAGTTGAGGTTGAAGTTCCCGGCGTTCAGAAAGTTGCATTGGACCTGAAACATGTCAAAGTAGGGACCTACCCGTCTGGTCAGTACTATGAAGTCAGTGGTGCTGATCAAAGCAATATCATTTTGAAAAACATCAGTGGGTCCATGACCTTATACAAAGGGACGCGGCAGGTCCTGACTCGAACCTTGACCGGCCTTAGTTTTGCGCCGAACGAGCCGATCACGTTTGAGGACCGATGGGTGAAAGGTGCGGCCCCCATCGGAACCTACCATGTGCAGATTGTGCTGCGTGGCAAGGGGCTGGGGAAGTATACGAAAAACCTCACTTTCAAAATCACCCCTCCAGCCATTCGTCACTATGACCAACTGACAGGCCATAAAGGCGTGCAGTTTGTTGTTGCGGATTGGGCGTGGTGGGTCCTGGGAGGACTAGGGCTGTTGACCATGGGGATGGTGGGATATGTAGTTGTGCTGAGGCGACGACGGTGGAAAGGGGAATCGTCATGA
- a CDS encoding amidoligase family protein, whose translation MPVTCIVCNRPLRAPRSVMQQVGPVCAKRVRELGAQIQAQMRNEGTWTDSAASSFRPGQDGWLALAQQAHEGYVHTRAARRAARIRARQQAQGTPQPEPRTEIVPHVWSATQQDYGDLEYVYLSADQAECHSSSGNTYFVTENSCTCPHHDHRGAVCRHIQGFRQLQGIPAEPETVSDPVPRSMVQSEPDLSAFDSPEEAYREQQLNVWRSYSGQPTLWMSQDDQAWEALRDEARGDLSYAYEGVLGGTDNTFGLEIEFEDGDTDSIGRELYGDGLLLSPQRSGYHGRTAEGKWKFEYDASVSRGERGGELVSPVFVDSRESWAQIQRVAEVVHRHGGRVTVSTGGHVHIGMDPLDDRAYRWQRLARIGLGYEKALYRMGAADDAAFQRGDAGRHRGAHYANPIPDSARRMYGTSLTADQARRLLVNHSGRGHGARYTAFNTMGYIERGIPTVEFRYPNSSLDPRSLQAQVRVTNALVHQSAILRQATDQGQLLPGLSQTREQCRVSQRVSEEQETQNFRKFLDVLGNREVQLAATWLWLRGRA comes from the coding sequence ATGCCAGTAACTTGTATTGTTTGTAACAGACCACTTCGGGCACCGAGAAGTGTCATGCAGCAAGTGGGACCCGTTTGCGCAAAGCGTGTGCGCGAATTGGGTGCACAAATTCAGGCGCAAATGCGAAATGAAGGGACGTGGACAGATTCTGCAGCGTCTAGCTTTCGACCGGGGCAAGACGGATGGCTTGCTTTGGCGCAGCAAGCGCATGAAGGATATGTCCACACACGCGCCGCGAGAAGAGCAGCAAGAATCCGAGCCAGGCAACAGGCGCAGGGAACTCCGCAGCCCGAGCCAAGGACAGAAATCGTCCCTCATGTTTGGTCTGCGACACAACAGGACTACGGAGACCTGGAGTATGTATATCTCAGTGCTGACCAGGCTGAATGTCATTCCAGTTCCGGAAATACCTACTTTGTGACAGAAAACTCCTGTACGTGTCCGCATCATGACCATAGGGGTGCAGTCTGTCGCCATATTCAAGGGTTCCGCCAGTTACAAGGGATTCCTGCAGAACCTGAGACGGTCTCTGATCCCGTTCCTCGTTCCATGGTTCAGTCTGAACCCGACTTGTCTGCCTTCGATTCACCAGAAGAGGCGTACCGTGAACAACAACTGAATGTCTGGCGCAGCTATTCAGGACAACCGACCCTGTGGATGTCTCAGGATGACCAGGCTTGGGAAGCCCTTCGTGACGAGGCTAGGGGAGACTTATCTTATGCTTACGAGGGGGTTTTGGGAGGTACGGACAACACCTTTGGCTTGGAGATCGAGTTTGAAGATGGCGATACGGATTCTATCGGCAGAGAACTGTACGGGGACGGTTTGTTGCTCTCCCCTCAACGCAGCGGATACCATGGCCGGACTGCGGAAGGAAAGTGGAAATTTGAATATGACGCGTCTGTCTCCAGGGGAGAGCGTGGGGGAGAACTCGTCTCTCCGGTATTTGTTGACTCCCGAGAGAGTTGGGCACAAATCCAACGCGTGGCCGAAGTGGTCCATCGACATGGGGGCCGGGTGACCGTCAGTACGGGTGGGCATGTACATATCGGCATGGATCCGTTAGATGACCGAGCGTACCGTTGGCAGCGTCTTGCTCGTATCGGATTGGGCTACGAGAAGGCACTGTATCGGATGGGGGCAGCGGATGACGCCGCTTTTCAACGCGGGGACGCTGGGCGTCATAGAGGCGCTCATTATGCCAACCCGATCCCCGATTCGGCCCGAAGAATGTACGGGACCTCTTTAACAGCCGACCAGGCGAGACGGTTGCTTGTCAACCACTCTGGGAGAGGGCATGGTGCGCGATACACGGCGTTCAATACCATGGGCTATATTGAACGGGGCATCCCAACCGTCGAGTTTCGCTATCCCAATAGTTCACTGGATCCCCGCTCCCTGCAAGCGCAGGTTCGTGTGACCAACGCATTGGTCCATCAGTCTGCCATCCTGAGACAGGCTACAGACCAGGGGCAGCTGCTGCCAGGACTGTCTCAAACCCGTGAGCAATGTCGTGTCAGTCAGCGTGTTTCGGAAGAACAAGAAACACAGAACTTCCGCAAGTTCCTGGACGTGCTTGGGAATCGGGAGGTTCAATTGGCCGCAACATGGCTGTGGTTGCGAGGACGAGCATGA
- a CDS encoding helix-turn-helix domain-containing protein, with product MSAKNRVGGRIQALRKAQTMSLRRLGELSGVSASQLSKIEAGTHDTTVGTLENIAQALGCTAAELLSDSMDGVMDLEMLCYTSAAWRTTAGVLYPTDEERKLMAQQIRMVQTYLSSGGGEK from the coding sequence ATGTCAGCGAAGAATAGAGTTGGAGGGAGAATCCAAGCTCTTCGAAAGGCCCAGACGATGTCTTTACGTCGTCTGGGTGAGCTTTCAGGTGTAAGTGCATCCCAGCTGTCCAAGATTGAGGCAGGTACACATGATACGACGGTGGGTACCCTGGAGAACATTGCACAGGCATTAGGATGTACAGCGGCTGAACTTCTCAGTGACAGCATGGATGGTGTCATGGATTTGGAGATGCTCTGTTACACGTCTGCGGCGTGGCGTACGACAGCAGGAGTCCTGTATCCGACCGACGAGGAGAGAAAGCTGATGGCGCAACAGATTCGGATGGTTCAAACGTATTTGTCATCTGGAGGAGGCGAAAAGTGA
- a CDS encoding gamma-glutamylcyclotransferase: MWVFVYGTLRSGESNHHVIQEDIVELEPGKVAGVLHDAGHFPYLVTGDSGCGYVTGDWLRIENDTALVKLDSLEGFKEAGYEFNHYDRVVLKDVNSGRTGWVYIAGPRIRTEIYSVISSGDWKVR; the protein is encoded by the coding sequence ATGTGGGTGTTCGTATATGGCACGCTGCGTTCCGGTGAATCCAATCACCACGTCATTCAAGAAGACATTGTCGAGTTAGAGCCAGGAAAAGTGGCAGGCGTGCTGCACGACGCCGGTCACTTTCCTTATCTGGTTACCGGTGATTCGGGTTGTGGATATGTCACAGGGGACTGGCTACGAATTGAAAATGATACGGCGCTCGTGAAACTGGACAGTCTGGAAGGATTCAAGGAAGCTGGCTATGAGTTCAACCATTATGATCGTGTGGTATTGAAGGATGTCAATTCGGGCCGAACTGGGTGGGTGTACATAGCGGGGCCAAGGATTCGAACTGAGATCTATTCAGTCATCAGTTCGGGAGACTGGAAAGTAAGATAG
- a CDS encoding endospore germination permease yields MQKISGIQTLFLMTTFDVGMSLMAMITPTVQKVHQDAWISIIIATVASMLFTYLAVQLSSLYPERSFAGCFKGVFGPILGIPIVAIYAIQWTVVTGMAVRQIVDFAMPTLQLYNTPFQFVILCILALSAYAILAGGIESLGRSSEIITPLVLGTLTLALVISFRVQPLDNLLPILRPHLAQSLISGAIPAASFLTQGTVVMVMYPYLSDQKSRLAGVWGTGIAGVILMLATIETTSIFGPTLPSRMWNPFFMLMRFISIANFIQNVDSIIVVIWFFSAFIRIAVYAWVASQVTTDLIGVNVRLTTVFISICAFVISLLPSSIVVSTKHYPTQIVEPFVLPVLNIGLPVLGLLIAMLRKRIQTE; encoded by the coding sequence GTGCAGAAAATATCTGGTATTCAAACGCTTTTCTTGATGACCACGTTTGACGTCGGCATGTCCTTAATGGCTATGATTACGCCCACTGTACAGAAAGTGCACCAGGATGCGTGGATTTCGATAATCATAGCGACTGTTGCCAGCATGCTATTTACCTATCTCGCAGTACAGCTTAGTAGCCTATATCCAGAAAGATCTTTCGCCGGCTGCTTCAAGGGCGTGTTTGGTCCCATCCTTGGTATACCTATCGTCGCCATTTATGCCATACAGTGGACCGTGGTAACCGGAATGGCAGTACGCCAAATCGTTGATTTCGCTATGCCTACATTGCAACTTTACAACACTCCATTTCAATTCGTAATCCTCTGTATCCTTGCACTATCCGCATATGCGATCCTAGCAGGCGGCATCGAATCATTAGGACGAAGCAGTGAAATCATCACCCCTCTGGTACTAGGTACGCTCACTCTGGCGTTGGTAATATCCTTCCGTGTTCAGCCGCTAGACAATCTGCTGCCAATCCTACGGCCCCACCTGGCACAGTCATTGATATCTGGGGCTATACCTGCTGCTTCGTTTCTTACCCAAGGCACCGTGGTCATGGTCATGTATCCCTATCTTTCAGACCAGAAATCACGTCTAGCCGGCGTATGGGGAACGGGGATTGCCGGAGTCATTCTAATGCTTGCTACAATAGAGACCACGTCTATTTTTGGCCCCACGCTCCCCTCAAGAATGTGGAATCCATTCTTCATGTTGATGCGCTTCATTTCCATTGCCAACTTTATTCAGAACGTAGATTCGATTATTGTAGTGATTTGGTTTTTCAGTGCATTCATTCGCATCGCAGTGTATGCTTGGGTTGCGTCTCAAGTCACCACAGATCTTATTGGTGTAAATGTTCGTTTGACTACGGTGTTCATCTCCATCTGTGCCTTCGTAATATCCTTGTTACCGTCTTCTATTGTGGTTAGTACCAAACATTACCCTACCCAAATTGTTGAACCATTTGTTTTGCCTGTACTAAATATTGGACTTCCAGTGTTGGGATTGTTAATCGCCATGCTGAGGAAACGTATTCAAACTGAGTGA
- a CDS encoding Ger(x)C family spore germination protein, which translates to MNKVWITLISGLACVFLTTGCWDMKELNDRAIVISSAIDTTDDGHILLTDQFANPSALGHNVESPNERFYSMSSKGDTVLQAAQLLQLRLSRNIFVGHRRNIFIGQQTAKNGLNEIIDEFTRSPDSRIRTDMSIVQGANAGNVLKIPSVVEKLPSIAALKSRSVVGGGPPGTTYVEFLRAAASKTTCPTLPLVKIESHPSDYMADAGSHQLRFAGRAVFDKKLRMVGQIDYTETVYRFWEVGHLTHQTFAVKIPNTGQSMSVYTNHLKSKLKVRLKKRHLDVAVFLYGDGRITENNTSLSLQKQSNIDKVQTALEQQIQSGLLQLIQRVQQDYHTDIFRFDRTCQKNYPLEWSKVTDQWPEIFSHATVHVYAHIPIKTIGEMGTALHQHVQM; encoded by the coding sequence GTGAATAAGGTGTGGATCACACTCATTTCCGGACTAGCATGTGTCTTTCTTACCACAGGATGTTGGGACATGAAGGAATTAAACGATCGTGCCATTGTCATTAGTTCAGCCATTGATACAACCGACGACGGGCACATTCTACTTACCGATCAGTTTGCGAATCCAAGTGCTCTGGGACACAATGTCGAGAGTCCTAACGAGCGCTTCTATTCCATGAGCTCCAAGGGGGATACGGTTCTTCAAGCGGCTCAACTACTACAACTACGCTTATCCAGAAACATCTTTGTTGGTCATCGAAGAAACATCTTTATTGGTCAACAGACCGCTAAAAATGGTCTCAATGAGATTATTGACGAGTTTACTCGGTCTCCAGATTCGAGGATTCGTACAGATATGTCCATTGTTCAAGGTGCCAACGCAGGTAATGTACTCAAGATTCCTTCAGTAGTAGAGAAGTTGCCAAGCATTGCAGCCTTAAAGTCAAGATCTGTGGTCGGAGGGGGCCCGCCAGGTACAACATATGTCGAGTTCTTGAGAGCTGCAGCAAGCAAAACCACTTGTCCTACGTTGCCGCTTGTGAAGATCGAAAGCCACCCGAGTGACTATATGGCTGACGCTGGTAGTCATCAACTTCGATTCGCTGGCCGAGCCGTGTTCGACAAGAAGCTGCGCATGGTAGGGCAAATTGACTATACGGAAACAGTCTATCGATTTTGGGAGGTCGGCCACCTGACACATCAGACCTTTGCCGTGAAGATCCCAAACACGGGCCAATCAATGAGCGTTTACACGAATCATTTAAAGTCGAAACTGAAGGTAAGGCTGAAAAAACGCCACCTTGACGTAGCGGTGTTTCTTTACGGGGATGGGCGTATTACTGAAAACAACACAAGCCTTAGTTTACAAAAACAATCCAATATTGATAAAGTCCAAACAGCTTTAGAACAGCAAATCCAGAGCGGCCTGCTACAACTAATCCAGAGAGTACAGCAGGACTATCACACAGATATTTTTCGTTTCGATCGCACATGCCAAAAGAACTATCCACTCGAATGGAGTAAAGTCACAGATCAATGGCCCGAAATTTTCAGTCATGCCACCGTTCACGTGTACGCGCATATCCCAATCAAAACAATTGGTGAAATGGGTACAGCACTTCACCAACATGTTCAGATGTGA
- a CDS encoding spore germination protein: MLFRKSDEPHRKTHENRRVSSRVATNEQAIQTFFQQSSDINIRRVYAGSDVECLLVYINGLTDRQLLDEVILKSLLQPNLKNNRDLEKTLFRICAAGGRTFITEKWSVVQEAVLTAKLVLFADGCSKAFVVDITNRESRAVEEPMSESVIRGPREGFVETLQTNTAILRRKIKSKDFKLEPFVIGQLSQTDVVLGYIDGIVNPDVLREVRSRISDIDIDAIISSHYIEEFIEDSPFSPYPQVQNTERPDVVVSCLIEGKCAILIDGDPFVLIVPMTFWSGFQAAEDYYERFIYTTVVRWLRFGLLNLSIFLTPTYVALSTYEPQMLPTNLILSFAAAREPSPFPTVIEAFLMEIVFEALREAGIRLPKSVGSAISIVGALVLGQTAVEAGLVDAPVVIMVATGGIASFATPRYNFGFSFRLLRFVVLLMAGMLGLLGIAFAVLTLLIHQVNLRSFGVPYMTPVAPIVRPSIQDALLRLPRWMLRERPVLVTGSNKKRIPSGQKPGPNRDSK; encoded by the coding sequence ATGTTGTTTCGGAAATCAGATGAACCGCATCGTAAGACTCATGAGAACCGAAGGGTAAGTAGTCGCGTCGCGACCAATGAACAAGCTATTCAAACCTTTTTTCAACAGTCATCCGACATCAACATACGGAGGGTCTATGCCGGTTCTGACGTGGAGTGCTTGTTAGTTTACATCAATGGCTTGACTGATCGTCAACTCTTGGACGAAGTGATTTTGAAATCTCTACTGCAACCGAACCTTAAAAACAACAGAGACTTGGAGAAGACGTTGTTCAGAATATGTGCTGCCGGCGGCAGGACATTCATCACCGAAAAATGGTCTGTAGTGCAAGAAGCAGTGTTGACAGCGAAGCTTGTACTGTTTGCCGATGGTTGCTCTAAAGCCTTCGTCGTAGATATCACAAATCGGGAATCACGGGCTGTCGAAGAACCAATGTCTGAGTCAGTCATTCGTGGCCCAAGAGAGGGCTTCGTTGAAACACTACAAACAAACACGGCCATCTTACGTCGAAAAATCAAGTCCAAAGACTTTAAGCTTGAACCTTTCGTCATTGGGCAATTGTCACAGACCGACGTTGTTCTCGGTTACATAGATGGTATTGTCAACCCTGACGTGTTACGGGAAGTACGCTCCCGTATTTCAGACATTGACATCGATGCGATAATCTCTTCCCATTACATTGAGGAATTTATTGAAGACAGTCCTTTTTCGCCTTATCCGCAGGTTCAAAATACAGAAAGACCAGATGTCGTTGTCTCCTGCCTCATCGAAGGGAAGTGTGCCATCCTAATTGATGGAGACCCCTTCGTCCTAATTGTTCCCATGACATTTTGGAGTGGTTTTCAAGCTGCTGAGGATTACTATGAGCGATTTATCTATACGACTGTCGTTCGTTGGCTGAGATTCGGATTGCTGAATCTTTCTATTTTTCTAACTCCGACTTATGTCGCGTTGTCCACCTACGAACCTCAAATGCTACCGACAAATCTGATACTCAGTTTTGCCGCTGCAAGGGAACCGAGCCCATTTCCAACTGTCATTGAGGCATTTTTAATGGAAATTGTCTTTGAAGCGTTACGGGAAGCCGGTATACGTTTGCCCAAGTCCGTAGGTTCAGCAATCAGTATTGTTGGTGCTCTGGTTTTGGGTCAGACCGCAGTTGAAGCAGGTCTTGTGGATGCACCAGTCGTGATTATGGTAGCCACTGGTGGCATTGCATCCTTTGCAACCCCGCGTTACAATTTTGGATTTTCATTTCGACTACTGCGATTTGTAGTGTTGCTCATGGCAGGTATGTTGGGACTGTTGGGCATCGCTTTTGCAGTACTTACCCTATTAATCCATCAGGTGAATTTACGATCCTTTGGGGTTCCTTACATGACTCCGGTTGCCCCGATTGTTCGGCCGTCTATTCAAGACGCGTTGTTGCGACTTCCAAGATGGATGTTACGCGAGCGTCCAGTACTTGTCACCGGGTCAAACAAGAAGAGGATTCCATCTGGTCAGAAACCAGGTCCTAATCGTGATTCAAAGTGA
- a CDS encoding recombinase family protein — MKGQRIGYVRVSTVEQHPERQLDAIHLDRVFTDKVSGKTVHRPQLQALLEFVREGDIVVVDSMDRLARNLDDLRSIVRRLTERGIQVGFIKEQLTFSGEDSPMATLLLSVMGAFAEFERALIRERQREGIELAKQHGAYRGRKKSLTDKQVIELRTGARLGERKSELARVFGVSRGTVNEYLKE; from the coding sequence ATGAAGGGGCAGAGAATCGGATATGTACGTGTAAGTACAGTGGAGCAACATCCAGAGCGACAACTGGACGCGATACACCTGGATCGGGTGTTTACGGATAAAGTGTCCGGTAAGACCGTTCATCGACCCCAACTTCAGGCATTGTTGGAGTTCGTGAGAGAAGGGGATATTGTCGTCGTTGACAGTATGGATCGCTTGGCTCGGAACTTGGATGACCTGCGCAGCATTGTACGTCGTCTAACAGAACGCGGCATACAGGTGGGGTTTATCAAGGAACAGCTCACGTTCTCGGGTGAAGATTCTCCCATGGCAACGTTGCTGCTTTCGGTGATGGGAGCTTTCGCAGAGTTTGAACGTGCCTTAATTCGAGAACGTCAGCGGGAAGGGATTGAACTGGCGAAACAACATGGCGCATACCGTGGCCGCAAGAAGTCGCTAACCGATAAACAGGTTATAGAATTGCGCACAGGAGCGCGTTTAGGAGAGAGAAAATCTGAACTGGCTCGTGTGTTTGGGGTCAGCCGGGGAACGGTGAATGAATACTTGAAGGAGTAA
- a CDS encoding IS110 family transposase — MQQKQNQRIQQITDCTIIVGADIAKHTHVARAIDFRGIELGKECVFSNDDEGLTKLVTWMKELQQLHSKTDVVFGVEPTGHYWFPLGAFIQDLNVRFVLVNPHHVNKSKDLEDNSPTKNDYKDAKVIANLVKDGKYTEPKLPTGVYADLRILMNLREKVMVNLGQVQMRIQNWLDRFFPEYTQVFKDWEGKASLITLRTSPFPQDILSLGASEVVRQWKKDGVKRAVGMKRAIRLVSTAERSIGLKEGLTAARIEMKALLEQYDMFTRQRDEIMAQVEQLLNQIPGTEEMLSVPGMGFTTLAGFLAEVGELQGYEHGQQIIRLAGLNLKENSSGVRKGKTGITKRGRSRLRALLFRAILPMVAKNAEFKALHEYYTTRAHNPLKKKQSLIALCGKLIRVLHTLGTKQVQYNAEDLLGPLRRSQLQVAA, encoded by the coding sequence ATGCAGCAGAAACAAAATCAACGAATTCAACAAATTACCGATTGTACCATCATTGTGGGTGCTGATATTGCAAAGCACACCCATGTTGCAAGAGCCATTGACTTTCGTGGAATTGAGCTTGGTAAAGAATGTGTGTTCAGTAACGATGATGAGGGCCTAACGAAACTTGTAACGTGGATGAAGGAGTTGCAACAACTGCACAGCAAAACCGATGTTGTGTTTGGCGTCGAGCCGACCGGACACTACTGGTTCCCGTTAGGTGCCTTCATACAAGACTTGAATGTTCGATTCGTGCTTGTGAACCCACATCACGTCAACAAGAGCAAAGATTTAGAGGATAACTCACCGACGAAAAACGACTACAAGGATGCTAAGGTCATTGCCAATCTCGTGAAAGACGGCAAGTACACCGAGCCCAAACTCCCGACTGGTGTTTATGCGGATTTAAGAATCCTCATGAACCTCAGAGAGAAGGTCATGGTGAATTTGGGGCAAGTGCAAATGCGGATTCAGAACTGGCTTGATCGCTTCTTTCCGGAATACACCCAGGTGTTTAAGGACTGGGAAGGCAAGGCGTCACTCATTACACTGCGTACGTCTCCGTTTCCGCAGGACATACTCTCGCTAGGCGCCAGTGAGGTTGTGAGGCAGTGGAAAAAGGATGGTGTGAAGCGGGCTGTCGGTATGAAGCGAGCCATACGGCTTGTCAGTACCGCTGAAAGGTCCATTGGTCTGAAAGAGGGGCTCACAGCTGCCAGGATAGAGATGAAAGCTTTGCTGGAACAGTACGACATGTTCACACGGCAGCGTGATGAAATCATGGCTCAGGTAGAGCAACTACTGAACCAAATTCCAGGCACAGAAGAAATGCTCAGTGTGCCAGGAATGGGTTTTACGACACTTGCTGGATTCTTGGCTGAAGTCGGTGAGCTACAGGGATATGAGCATGGACAACAGATCATTCGGCTTGCTGGACTGAATCTCAAAGAGAACAGTTCTGGGGTAAGAAAAGGAAAAACAGGCATTACCAAACGAGGTCGTTCTCGGCTGAGGGCATTACTATTTCGGGCAATATTACCGATGGTAGCTAAGAACGCTGAATTCAAGGCACTGCACGAGTATTACACGACACGGGCACATAATCCCTTGAAGAAGAAACAGTCGCTCATTGCACTATGTGGAAAACTCATTCGTGTTCTACACACATTGGGGACAAAGCAAGTTCAGTACAACGCTGAGGATTTACTGGGGCCACTTCGGAGGTCCCAACTACAGGTGGCAGCTTAA
- a CDS encoding spore coat protein — MQTKHFRHRRGQNVAFVYNSGNSTVTTTDSQNQAQLQAQLQALLNAVQSRNIRF, encoded by the coding sequence ATGCAAACTAAACATTTTCGTCATCGTCGTGGTCAAAATGTCGCATTTGTTTACAACAGTGGAAATTCAACGGTTACAACTACTGATTCTCAAAATCAAGCTCAGCTTCAGGCCCAGCTTCAGGCCCTTCTGAATGCGGTACAATCTCGTAATATTCGCTTTTAA